AAAAGGATAATTACACGGAAATATTTCTTATGGATATCAGTACAATTCGCGAATGGTTTTGTAATTTAATACACGCATGCACTTTCAGCGCCATGATCCGTGGGGACGATATTTGCCGGATGAGTTTCGTGGCGTTACTAACGTCGGCGTTGCTAGCGTCGACCGAGGCATTCACTGCTCGTAATCTCATGTATCCCGGACGGACCGATCTTTTTGAATTATCCGTCATTCATCTCAACGACTTTCATGccaggtgaaaaaattgtattatatgTTTAAACACGCGTTCGATACGgattaattgtaagttttGTTATTTTGATTTCATATAAGAGTATCGAGGCCTTGAAAAGTTTTATCCTCTTGTTCAGGGGACTTTGAAACTATTATGAACAGAACTTCATCATTATCGAaggtatgaaatatttttgcgatGGAGAAAGAAATTGATCTGCTTCCCGTGCTTCATAATatctatataatattaaaatagtCGACGAAATGCAATCGAAGATGCCAACACTCTAGTAAACCAAACTTTTGATGAGGaactttatcaaaaaatttcgtcCTATGAGATTCGATTAGACGATTAACTTTGAAtcgcaaaattattttaaattacaaCTCGTGTTCCAAAACTGAAAATACCccataaaatttaattcatacCACGGTATTTATCCAATGCTTCGTAGGATTGATCAAGTAGCCGGTGACTAAGTTACGAAGGTTTTCCTCTTGATATGgatatttcaacaaattttaattcatcCAAGAATTTCGGTTGTACTAATTTACTACAGTTTGTAATATTGGGATTACTTCGTCACTTCAACGTCGTCAACAAGAGACAACTCTATAACACTCTTCACAAACAGTAGGCCCGGTAGTAATTGTACCATTTCATTACTTATATTAGAGTCATATCCGCAAAGCTCTCCTGTCCATCACGTCACAAGTCTGTCTACCAAATTGTTAACTATTCCGATTCTTCAATCATCTACACGACTGAGTTAATAGAGATTGATAACGTCTTCAGGGTAGCATCAGTTCTTCAGTAACGACCGTGCGATAGTCGACCGATACTGAGCGCGGATTAATCATTGATCATATCCCGAGATCATCATCTGCTACAGTGGATCAGTAATGACCCTACTGAAGACGAAGGTTACATGGGCGGCTGGGTAAATAAACGAACGGAGGTCGATTTCTCAGGCGAGAGTGCGGGTACCAGCAGCGTCATCTGTCGCGATATCGTTTACTCATCGCGAGGCGCTCGACTTGCACAGGCTACGGCCAAGGTCAATATGGATGCCTGCGTACGTACGTTACGACCGACATTGAATACTCGTGACCGCCACGAGGCGGTCAGGAACGGCACGAGTCATCGACGCGCGAGAGGAAAACAGAGTCTCGGGAATGCAGTTACGCGTGACCTCTGTTCGAATTCATCGTTGAAGGGCACAGAGTGATCTAAAAAGATTATAGATCGTCGTTTTAGATTTCGCTTAGTAAATATGCAAGAGTACATACCTCAAGCTCAGCCGGTATTCACATTCAATATTCTCAAGCCGCCTTAAAAATGCTTCACACTAAACAAAACCAGTTCAAAGCTGCCTTGAgactgttttgaaaataaaaagtaactTTGAATATCCACTCTCGTCTCGGTCATCACACATTGGATAAGAAATACAACGTTTCGTTGGATCCTCAAACGAATCGCGTGAATAGCTTCTTTAACAAGCCGTAACAATAAACTTTTTCGTTGTTTCAGCTGGAGTAGGTGGTTCAGGAGAATTTTAACGTTGTGTTGGTGATGCGAACTTTTCAATTTGtcttaattcaaaaaaatacaaatagtTTCTCTCGAACCCAACGACGTTCAGTGAAAAAGAATCTTAAAATCAAAAAGAACCAAATAATGAAATCGTTGAATCCCTGCAAATAATATTAAACATGAAAAAGTTATTAACGTATCCGACCACAAGAgtagggattttattaaaagttTTATGCGGCACGCCACAGTTATTTATTAGCATTTTAATATTTCCACGAAAGAAGTTCCAAAACCGTTAATCCATACTCTGGCATATTCTCAACAGGTTTGTCCAAACTGGATCCACTTCAGGCACTTGTTACGAGGGATACGAGGACGAATGCGTTGGCGGTATAGCGAGGGTGTACACAGCTACAAATCAGCTCGTGAACGAAAGACCGAATGCAATTTTCCTCAATGCCGGTGACAATTTTCAAGGCACACTTTGGTACAACGTGCATGGGTGGAACGTCACGGCAACGTTTATGAACATGTTACCACATGACGCTATGGTAATTAGCACATTGAAGACGCAATTTTGTGACAAATTCGCGATTTTACACGAGATACATGATAAATAGTTAAAGCCTATGAGCCACGGTACGAGATTGCCATACCGCACATTAATCCATGGTTATAAACCGCACGTGTTAATTATCTAATTCACTCGAATAACACGTGATTTAAGAATATGTCGATTAACATCACTAATTACTCATGGGCGATTAGGAATCATGAGGTATAAGTTCTAATCGTTGATCCATCAGCTTTGAGTGAAATGGATTGTTTAAAGACACTACGATGCCGTGCTGGAGGTTTTCCGAAACAAATGATTTCTGCAGTCTTTTATACTCTGGCTGTTAGGCGGCGATTTGTGTAACGATTAGATTAATGTGGATATGAATAGCTGTAACTGTACTAAGGAAAATCCAATTGAACTTTATCACTCACGTTATGGAACACAATTTGTATTAAATTTATGGTTTTCTAGTTTTCTAATAGCATATAATATCTAATATAATATCACAGAAGCCattgttcaaaaattgaacaaatgtTGAATAATAGTAGTGTCATGAATGATGAATAGCTGTAGTAACGGATTACAACGCATGTATTTGGACCGTTAATATAATCCCAATGAATTACATCACTTCCAAAACGTGTTTCAGGTGCTAAACTCTTGAGCGATAATAAATCATTGTATTACCGGAGTTGTACAGAATTCTGACATGTTTAGGTGTTATAAAAGTTATTTATCGATCGGATTTATCTTATCATGACATTTATCAAACATGTGCCACATTATGTTCAACATCTTACAGTTAGGAATCAATTACGTTTGTCTTGTTTGTGTGTTTTACAGTTGTTTGTCCCGCAATACAATTCACTACATCTACTACGTAGTTAGTCTGATACGATAATACATTTCTAAACCCGAGAAGACTGAGTTTTAATGAACTGTGAATGcttgaatataattatattttgtcAACACAGCTGTACCATGCGgaggttatttttctcatatcAAACTGAAAAAAAGACACTCAACCAAACTATCATTTTCATATGCTCACCAACGACAGTAATGATGGCATGACGAAAATCGAATGTCATGATGAtaagttgaaaattgtatccgaggtttttattgaatttagtCGGAAAGAAGTTCAAGATTTTACATCACAGTGAAACGGCGATATAGCCTAAAGGTAGCAATACGTGGTAGGTGCGAGATCGTCTTAATAAAGTTTATTGCCGCAGAGTATCGGcatcaaaattatgtatctATGTTTACGGTATATGATGTCATGGAACTTCTCTTCATTCAGACTCTTGGAAATCACGAGTTTGACAACAGGATCGCTGGCGTAGTGCCTTTTCTGGAAATGCTCACCACTCCGGTCGTCGTTACAAATATCGACGATAGTGAAGAACCGGATATCCAAGGATTGTACACCAATAGCACGATTGTTGAACGAAATGGAACTCAGATAGGAATAATCGGAGTAATACTCTCGACAACTAACGTGAGCATCCAAACTCCTAACTATTGTTTCAGGTCCCTCACTTTCAGTCTTGAAGGTTTTCTTTTAATGAACTGTTGTGATATTTGGGAGGGCCTTTTAGAAACACTGTATACACTTTCACCACGTCGGTTAATAAGCATTTGGCAGTGACAGTTTTCTTGAGACACTCGCGTTCTTCAATGACGGTCCCTTCCAAGGTGCATGACTCTTCACTAGAATTTGTTCATCCGTAGACTCTCGCAAGCACGGAGAAGCTGGCTTTTTGGGATGAAATTGAGACCGTGAATGATGAAGCGGCGAGACTAAAGGCACAGGGGATTGAAATCATCATTGTTCTAAGTCACTGCGGTCTGGATGTGGACAGAGAATTAGCTGCTAATTGTCCAAACGTTGACCTCATTGTCGGTGGCCACTCTCACACTTTTCTCTACTCAGGTGCGACAtacgtaattaatttttgagaCTGACGCACATAATATGTCACCTCATTGCTAAAACTGTCACGATTTCAGGAACTTCGCCCAGTTCCGACGTTGCCGAGGATGAGTATCCGGTCGTGGTGGTCCAGGAAGACACTCAAAGGACGGTACTCATCGTTCAGGCTTATGCTTATACCAAGTAGGGTTATTTGTCAAAACTTATCCGTATCTTAAGCCCATTAGGACTTGATTAGTAGCAACAACCGCGATCATTGACAATTTCAGATACCTGGGCAACATCAGCGTTTGGTTCGACGCTGATGGTGAAGTCTACGACTGGGAAGGGAATCCTATTCTACTCGACAGCTCCATCGAAGAAGGTAGGCTCCTTCATCTCTCCATTCATTGTTCCGGTCATAATAAGAGTGGGGGTGATCTTCAAGCTCACGATTGTTGCTACAGATCCTGACGTACTGGCTGCCCTAGTACCGTGGCAAGTGGCGGTTGACGAGTTGGGCGACACAACGGTTGGAACGACCAAGGTCCGACTTTACAAAAATTGCAGATACGGAGAGTGTAATGTGGGAAATTTAATTACCGACGCCATGGTTGATGCTGTGAGTAAGCCACTGTAATTAGGAAAATTACTCATTATATTTGACTATTCAAAATGGCAGATTTTACTCTTTCATGACGTTAATAGTACGTAGGTTTAGCTGAGAACAGTACTTACTGGACTTACGCTGCAATAGCTTGTATAAACGCCGGAGGGATTCGGAGCACCATAGAAGACACAACCGGCGAAATTACGTATGCCGATGCTGTGACTAGCCAACCCTTCGAGAACACTTGGGACGTGGTGGAGCTACAAGGCTCTGATTTACTCCAGGTAAAATAGTGTCCTTCGGACAAACTGTGAAGGTTCATGCAAGCTATTTCATAATTCCAAGtaatataaattacaagtcAGGCGACAATTGTTACAAAAATGATAAAGCAAGCGACGTTTACGACGTTACCATTTTTGATCAGGTGTTAGAGGCGGGTGTAGCCACAAGCTATAGCGATACCGAGTTCGTCGGTATAGGATTTTTGCAGTGGTCTGGACTGAAGGTGACGTTCAACTTGTCGAATGAGGCGTACTCGAGAGTGACCGAATTGAAAGTGAGGTGAGTCCCATTCCGAGCAATGTACGCCacttatttttaatgatatgAATCGATCTGCAATTCCTTTTCGTTCAAAGGTGCCGCGAATGTGAAGTGCCGACTTATGAAGGCGTCGACCTGGACGAATGGTATCGTATTGTCGTCGTGTCATTTCTAGTCACAGGAGGCGACGGTCACACGGTTCTGGCTACTCAGCATCGCAACCACGAAGTTGGGACACGAGACATAGATCTCTACGTGAAATACTTAGGGAAGATGAGCCCCATTATTTTGGGGACTGAGGGTCGCATGACTTTGGAAGGGACGTGGAGTGGTTAGCCAACAGCAGGGACCACTTTCCTGATGAAAACACCCACCCCGAGAATTAAAAGCATGATATGAACGGCACACTTTCTTCCCCTCCTTCACCGACCTCATCGTTTTCATAGATTTTTTGTACTGTTTCACATCGTGGAACAACGTGACACTCTTCGTATCTTGTACGAGCATTTTCATATCcatttttatgtttatttaaGAATATgcgtaatttttcttcattaaaaCCCAATTACCGCTTccaaattttaagaaaaactCATAAAATAGGTTTATCCTTCTATATATCTTCAACGTGCTTCTTGCAAAGAGAAAAGTGTTTCAGAATGTTTctattattttaaaaacttgagaTATCGCATTTTCTTAACTCATCATTTTAAAAGTGCTCAAcaaagccaaaaaaaaattctttattggaaaattcttgaaatgcttggaactaaaaatgaagcactgcgaaatttttccaaaatatttgcAGCTCAAAGATGAATGCGTaaagaactttgaaaaaataaattgagcgTCTTAGAGATGTTGCATTCGCCTGTAAAAGATTTGATATATTCATGTAAATATAAAACATACACGTTTATGGATTTAATTGACATTTATTTATGCGTTGTATAATTTCGGCGTATATATTTCTTGTACGggattttctcaactttttaatttcacgGCGACGACGGCATGATGCCAACGTTTTGCACGCCAAATTGTTGGTTATGTAGAACTTCTTTCACCGGCGTCGTCACTTGCTATGTTGATAATATGTGAAACTGCTAATACCCCCCAACCCGGCCAGACTCGGCAAActgttacgaaaaataaccCAGGGTTATCAGGCTTTATATATCCTCAGTCTACTCACTGCAGTTTATAGTGTACGcttataattagaaaaaaatttattaagtCCGAACTTTATGTAACAAGTTGTGAATAGCTGTTTCATTCTATTTTAAACTTCAGAGTTGCAAAACTCTGCGACAGTCAGTTACGCTTCTTCACTACGTTGTGAATGAAGAGTTTTGTATTCGTATAAGTTGAGACCTTCCTTGAGTAAGTATTGTATTTAAATTACACGTAAGTTGAAAACTTCGCTCAAGTTTCCGCTGCGGtttctgtgtatatatacagcaaattattttccattctGTTTTACGCATTTactttttgaacaaataatATTCCACCTTGTAACCGTAAATATGAGTATCCTTTCACTGTGGTCTGTAcaaattgaaagtaaaaaaaatcccgGCCGTCTTCAACTTTAATAagatgatttctttttttcctgaaCGAACTCTCGAGCCGTCACTAAATTTGCTCACAAGTAGACAGCAAGGCAGCCATTATTAATTCAGCCACCgttgtgtatataaataaacatgTACTCATATAATTACTACCTGGAGTGACACGGcaagattgtttttttttttttaatcatacgGCAAAATGATCATTATTTGCGCCGAATCGTTTGAATAGTGACGGTGAGCATGAAATTGGATAACGACTTTATTGAGAGAGATTTTTTCCGTCGCACGTAACACTGATCAAATAAGGAATGGCCATTGTATTTCTCAAAGAACTATAATTTCAACCTGTGTATGATTAATCAGTCTGTGTTGGTTCTGAAATAAGCGCACAACCTAAAGATTTTGCCGATTGATAGGACAATTATCCTATGAAACATGGAATCTACGACAGTTCAAGACCGGTTCTGAAGTCCACGGCTGTAACAaactatgaaaaaattgtgctcaTTTCGATCTCCAGTGTTAGATTACGTCTTATATTTATTACCTAACTTCCCtactttttaaattaaaatagaaatttttattacttttatatttagtgTAAATTAGATGGCTTCATGTTCGGAACAAGGGAAAAGATTGTCAGGTGTATTATTTTTAGAATTGAAGATTTCAGGCAAAATTCATTTAAGTTCTTCTCTTTTATATGAATAATCGCTTTATCCTCATCCCAGTTTTGATATGATCAAATTATCGCAGATTATGCAATGTTTATGCaacaaatgaatattcataagTATAAGCAAGAGAAGCGACAAAGATAAAAGTTGCAGTGCCTTAAACTCATTGCTGAGCATATCACTCCTCGTTAGAGGAATCTGTAAGCCAATCTAAATATTCCGCGTCGCATTCAGGCTCAGATTTACGTGTCTCAAGTTTTAGGCACGATTTCGATCCACAAAATATCCGTACCAACGCATATTTAATGTATTCATATTTgcagtatatacatattcgtGCATCTACTTCGACACTGTACGCAATAAAAACCGAATCGTCATCTTTACACCCATTTTGAATTCACCTAGCTTCAATGATTCGACCGCGGTGAAGATTTTACCTCGAGTGCATGTCGTTCGTGTGAAGAATATGCAGTTGCAAAGCTTCGCCAGTGGCTCGGGGCACGGTGGCTGCTGACGCAGGTCCTGCAGCATTCAGGATGAGCAGGAAAGCCGCTGAGAGACCCAGGATGTTGTAAACCGTCATTTTCAGCACACGAGGGTAGACCGTGCTTCTATCACCAGTCACTTTAAACGTAAACTAACGACGATGATGACAGTCACTTACTTGATCGATCAAGCTTGATTAGTCGATAAGCGAGGGCCGGAAAGGCGAGAAACAGAGGTGCGAGTGACAACCGCCTCGAAATAACATGggaacaaacattttttcgcatttggaattttattacttACCAACGACGGTTTGCACAGAACATCTAATGACATGTTTTACTATGGAATtgaatgctctacaaaaatggtctgacaaaaaatttctgtaagtTACACCGTTTCGCCTGTATTTTAGTCTGGCCATTGATCTAAAATCACAAGCAACAGCGAAACAGTGCATATCACAGAAATTTTGCATCCGATCTTGTTTGTAGAGCATTGAATTCCCTGCAAAAATATGTATCGGACATTCATGTATATTGCTTCGTTACTGAGTTACAAAACttagaatgaaagaaaaatcatttttcgcgTGTTAATCaaacggaaaatgaaaattggcgTTCAGGAACTGCTATATATTAAGGGTAGGAGATACTGAAATCTGCCCATCTCAACCAATTGCAATCTTCAAACAAGGTTACACACACGTGTTTTCCATATCAAAACGTAGATTTTGCGCAAAGCTCGTAATTTCAAAGCATAAGTACCGAGTGACTCCTCATAACGCTTCCGAATGGACTTTATTCGTACATCTCCCGGCGGTCCAATTATTCTTGAAACTTGCTGGGCATGCACACACATATTTTTGAGTACCTAAGGTACAAAACTACGTCGGTTTCTTGAGTGGGCTATGATACTTTGATTTTGACACTCTTTTCCattaaatgtgaaaaatttcatttgtttcttttttttttctcactattAAAAAGGCCTTCTGGTGATTCTGATGCAAATTGTTTCTTCACACGTCAAGCATTCATTCCAAGTGTTACAATTAATTATGACGTAGTGTATCTCGTTTAAATGCATGTGTATGATTGGATTCGGGTTAAAATCGGGATCGACTTTTTATTCTAATGTAGATCATAATCGTCGATGTTGAtagtaagaaaataataatctgGTAAAGCTTAGATAATTTAAATAGTATTATGTATTTGTGTCGAATTATTCTTTCGCGATATAAATCCTGCATCGAGCTAACTCATTTCCAATTAGCAATCCGCCTGTGGACACTTCGTACCCtagttcgaaaaaatattgtactgGGATTTCATATTACAGCTATGCTATTATCTTATACGATTATCTGTATTGGCAAAGAAAACTGGACGCTTCAAGTGAGGGACATTAAGTTATTTTCATTCCGGTATTCCCGGTCCAGGCGAGAGGATATTGATACTTTACCATCCCGTagtagattttttaattacagtgTTAGTGAGTCCCCGAGCTTTGTAAAAGTGGCACATTCCATGTAAATGAAAAGGTTAATTACACGGAAATATTTCTCATGGATATCAGTACAATTCGCGAATGGTTTTGTAATTTAATACACGCATGCACTTTCAGCGCCATGATCCGTGGGGACGATATTTGCCGGATGAGTTTCGTGGCGTTACTAACGTCGGCGTTGCTAGCGTCGACCGAGGCATTCACTGCTCGTAATCTCATGTATCCCGGACGGACCGATCTTTTTGAATTATCCGTCATTCATCTCAACGACTTTCATGccaggtgaaaaaattgtattatatgTTTAAACACGCGTTCGATACGgattaattgtaagttttGTTATTTTGATTTCATATAAGAGTATCGAGGCCTTGAAAAGTTTTATCCTCTTGTTCAGGGGACTTTGAAACTATTATGAACAGAACTTCATCATTATCgaaggtataaaatatttttgcgatGGAGAAAGAAATTGATCTGCTTCCCGTGCTTCATAATATCTATATAATATCAAAATAGTCGACGAAATGCAATCGAAGATGCCAACACTCTAGTAAACCAAACTTTTGATGAGGaactttatcaaaaaatttcgtcCTATGAGATTCGATTAGACGATTAACTTTGAATcgcgaaattattttaaattacaaCTCGTGTTccaaaactgaaaatatcccataaaatttaattcatgcCACGGTATTTATCCAATGCTTCGTAGGATTGATAAAGTAGCCGGTGACTAAGTTACGGTTTCCCTCTCGATATGGATATTTCAaccaattttataattcatcCAAGAATTTCAGTAGTACTAAGTTACTACAGTTTGTAATATTGGGATTACATCGTCACATCTGTAATGTATACATCAACGTTGTCTACAAAAGAGACGACTCTATATCATCCTTCACAACAGTAAGCCTGATTGTAATTGTACCATTCCATTGCCGAGATCAGAATCATGTCCGAAAAGATTTCATGTTCACCACACATCTTAACTCTATTTACCATATTGGTAACCGGTCTGAATCTTGTATTTCTAGCCCGATCGACTTATTGGAGATTGATAGGAGTCTTCAGGTAGCATCAGTTCTTCGGTATCGGCCGTGCGATAATCGACCGATACCGAGCGCGGGTTAATCATTGATCATATCCCGAAATCATCATCTGCTACAGTGGATCAGTAATGACCCTACTGAAGACATGGTTGACATGGGCGGCTGGGTGAATAAATGAGCGGGGGCTACATTCTCAGGCGAGAGCGCAGATACCAGCAACGCCATCTGTCGCGATATCGTTCACTCAGTGTGGGGCGCTCGACTTGAACAGACTAGAGCCAAGGCCAATATGAATGGTTGCGTACGTACGTTACGACCGACGTTGAATACTCGTGATCGCCACGAGGCGGTCAGGAACGGCACGAGTCATCAAGGCGCGAGTTTCTTCAGCTGGGGGGACCAGGAAAACAGAGTGGCGGGAATGCAGTTACACGTGACCCTTATTTAAATTCTTTGATAGTTTTCTCTCGAATCTATGGACAttaagtagaaaaaaatctcaaaatgaTAGATAAACAAGTAATTAAATTGTTGAATCCCTGCAAATACTAGCAGGTATAGCGAGGGTGTTCACAGCTACAAATCAGCTCGTGAACGAAAGACCGAATGCAATTTTCCTCAATGCCGGTGACAAATTTCAAGGCATACTTTGGTACAACGTGCATGGGTGGAACGTCACGGCAACTTTTATGAACATGTTACCACATGACGCTATGGTAATTAGCACATTGAAGACGCAATTTTGTGAGAAATTCGCGATTTTAGACGAGATACATGATAAATAGTTGAAACCTGTGAGCCACGGCACGAGATTGCCATACCGCACATTAATCCATGGTTATAAACCGCACGTGTTAATTATCTAATTCACTCGAATAACACGTGATTTAAGAATATGTAGATTAACAACACTAATTAGTGATGGACGATTAGGAATCATGAGGTATCAGTTCTAATCGTTGATCCATCAGCTTTGAGTGAAATGGATTATTTAAAGACACTACGATACCGTGCTGGAGGCTTTCCGAAACAAATGATTTCTGCAGTTTTTTATACTCTGGCTGTTAGGCGGCGATTTGTGTAACGATTAGATTAATGTGGATATGAATAGCTGTAACTGTATTAAGGAAAATCCAATTGAACTTTATCACTCATAATATGGAACACAATTTGTATTAAATTTATGGTTTTCTAGTTTTCTATTAGCATATAATATCTAATATAATATCACAGAAGCCATTGTTCAAAAAGTGAACAAAAGTTAACTAATAGTAGTATCACGAATGATAAATAGCTGTAGTAACGGATTAGAACACATGAATTTGGACCGTTTATATAATCCCAATGAATTATATCACTTCCAAAACGTGTTTCAGGTGCTGAACTCTTAAGCGATAAGAAATCATTGCTTTACCTGAGTTGTACAGAGTTCTGACATGTTTAGGTGTTATAAAAGTTATTTATCGATTGGATTTATTTCATCATGAAGCTATATCCAACATGTGCCACATTATGTTCAACATCTTACAGTTAGGAATCAATTACGTTTGTCTTGTTTGTGTGTTTTACAGTTGTCTCTCCTGCAATAAAATTCGCTACATCTACTACGTAGTTAGTCTGATACGATAATACATTTCCAAACCGGAGAAGACTGAGTTTTAATGAACTATGAATGcttgaatataattatattttgtcAACACAGCTGTACCATGCGgaggttatttttctcatatcAAACTGAGAAAAAGACTCTCAACCAAACTATCATTTTCATATGCTCACCAACGACAGTAATGATGGCATGACGAAAATCGAATGTCATGATGAtaagttgaaaattgtatccgaggtttttattgaatttagtCGGAAAGAAGTTCAAGATTTTATATCACAGAGAAACGGCGATATAGCCTGAAGGTAGCAATACGTGGTACGTGCGAGAGCGTCTTAATAAAGTTTATTGCCGCAGAGTATCGGcatcaaaattatgtatctATGTTTACGGTATATGATGTCATGGAACTTCTCTTCATTGAGACTCTTGAAAATCACGAGTTTGACAACGGGATCGCTGGCGTAGTACCTTTTCTGGAAATGCTCACCACTCCGGTCGTCGTTACAAATATCGACGATAGTGAAGAACCGGATATCCAAGGATTGTACACCAATAGCACGATTGTTGAACGAAATGGAACTCAGATAGGAATAATCGGAGTAATACTCTCGACAACTAACGTGAGCATCCAAACTCCCAACTATTGTTTCAGGTCCCTCACTTTGAGTCTTGAAGGTTTTCTTTTAATGAACTGTTGTGATATCTGCGAGGACCTTTTAGAAACATTGTGTACACTTTCACCATTTCGGTTAATAAGCATTTGGCAGTGACAGTTTTCTAGAGACACTCGCCTTCTTTTAAGACGGTCCCTT
Above is a genomic segment from Neodiprion pinetum isolate iyNeoPine1 chromosome 1, iyNeoPine1.2, whole genome shotgun sequence containing:
- the LOC124224636 gene encoding apyrase-like — translated: MIRGDDICRMSFVALLTSALLASTEAFTARNLMYPGRTDLFELSVIHLNDFHARFVQTGSTSGTCYEGYEDECVGGIARVYTATNQLVNERPNAIFLNAGDNFQGTLWYNVHGWNVTATFMNMLPHDAMTLGNHEFDNRIAGVVPFLEMLTTPVVVTNIDDSEEPDIQGLYTNSTIVERNGTQIGIIGVILSTTNTLASTEKLAFWDEIETVNDEAARLKAQGIEIIIVLSHCGLDVDRELAANCPNVDLIVGGHSHTFLYSGTSPSSDVAEDEYPVVVVQEDTQRTVLIVQAYAYTKYLGNISVWFDADGEVYDWEGNPILLDSSIEEDPDVLAALVPWQVAVDELGDTTVGTTKVRLYKNCRYGECNVGNLITDAMVDAYVGLAENSTYWTYAAIACINAGGIRSTIEDTTGEITYADAVTSQPFENTWDVVELQGSDLLQVLEAGVATSYSDTEFVGIGFLQWSGLKVTFNLSNEAYSRVTELKVRCRECEVPTYEGVDLDEWYRIVVVSFLVTGGDGHTVLATQHRNHEVGTRDIDLYVKYLGKMSPIILGTEGRMTLEGTWSG